A window of Candidatus Brocadiia bacterium genomic DNA:
TCTGAACGTATCCATTGTGAGCGGAGCACTCTGCCAGTTGCCGTATAACTTATCCAGTTTCAACCCAACCTTAGCCAGTAATTCCTTTATTTCCGGCACGGTATAGAGCCGGACAAAAAACGGCGCATCCTTGCGCTTGCCGTCTCTGATAATAATCCGTTTGTTGTAAAGCCGGCCGGTAATGCTATCAAAGGAAACCCGGCCAATCATCAAATCATCACCCTTCTGCTCCACGTTACAGGACCGGAAATTCTTCAACAAACAATCACGGTTAATCGTATCAAAAACGAACCTCCCGCCCGGCTTAAGGGCGCGGGCGATGTTACGGAGCACCTTAAAATTAGTTTCATCGTCAAAATAACCGAATGCCGTAAAGAGTACCAACACCCGGTCAAACTCGTTGCGGAAGGCAATCTTGCGCATATCACCGCGGAGATAATTCACCTCTACGCCTTTGCGCCGGGCCTCTTTCCGGGCCAGGGCCAGGAATCCCGGCGTGATATCTACCCCGGTAACCTCATGCCCCTGCTCAGCCAGCAGATTGGAATGCCTACCATGGCCGCAAGCCAGGTCCAGTATCCGCATCGGGCGTGTTAGAGCCAGTTCTTTGGTCAGGAATTCCACCTCGCCCCGACTTTTCTCCTCGGTCAAGCCTCCGTAGAAATAAAGGTAATCCTTGGGGTCGAACACCGCCTTAAAATCAAATTCGGGTTGGCCATCATTATGCTTTTTCATAATTAACATTCCTTACGGCAAACAATCAACTGCTTTTGGGACTCGGAAGTAAGCGGCTTACCATCTTTTATTACTTATGATAAATGCTATAAAAGTATTGAATACCAAACGCGTATGGATATGTCAAGCCAAACCTGGCCACG
This region includes:
- a CDS encoding methyltransferase domain-containing protein — protein: MKKHNDGQPEFDFKAVFDPKDYLYFYGGLTEEKSRGEVEFLTKELALTRPMRILDLACGHGRHSNLLAEQGHEVTGVDITPGFLALARKEARRKGVEVNYLRGDMRKIAFRNEFDRVLVLFTAFGYFDDETNFKVLRNIARALKPGGRFVFDTINRDCLLKNFRSCNVEQKGDDLMIGRVSFDSITGRLYNKRIIIRDGKRKDAPFFVRLYTVPEIKELLAKVGLKLDKLYGNWQSAPLTMDTFRMIVIARKK